The Flavobacterium sp. 123 genome contains a region encoding:
- a CDS encoding DUF2256 domain-containing protein, translated as MRAVKKQDLPTKICTVCQRPFSWRKKWEKVWEEVKYCSDRCRKEKK; from the coding sequence ATGCGAGCAGTAAAAAAACAAGATTTACCAACTAAAATTTGTACGGTTTGCCAACGCCCTTTTTCGTGGAGAAAAAAATGGGAAAAAGTTTGGGAAGAAGTTAAATATTGTAGTGATCGGTGTAGAAAAGAGAAAAAATGA
- a CDS encoding cryptochrome/photolyase family protein codes for MKKNKSKTLRLILGDQLNYNHSWFETVDDSITYVMMEIRTETDYATHHIQKIVGFFAAMRQFQNWLQLKKHRVIYLKLTDTTNLQSFEKNIEIIINSENFERFEYQLPDEYRVDMILKNFSARLLISNTVVDTEHFFSTRNELADFFEGKKSFLMESFYRAMRKKHHILMEGDSPITGQWNYDDDNRKKLPKNHKPTPPLVFNSDVTDIANEIAQTNIKTIGTIDAENFIWPINREQSLELVSFFVAECLPLFGSYQDAMAPQEWSIYHSRVSFSLNTKMISPLEVISMAIEAWQKKPDVIQYNQLEGFVRQIIGWREYMRGIYWLKMPEYSSLNYFNHQEKLPDWFWTGKTKMHCLKDTINQSLTFAYAHHIQRLMITGNFALLAGIHPDEVDAWYLGIYIDALDWVEVTNTRGMSQFADGGIVGTKPYVSSAAYIDKMSHYCGSCFYNKAKKVGDKACPFNSLYWNFYDKQEDKLAKNPRIGMMYSVWRKMKPEDKEALLQQADYYLKHINEL; via the coding sequence ATGAAAAAAAATAAGAGTAAAACACTGCGACTCATTCTTGGTGATCAACTAAATTATAATCATTCATGGTTTGAAACCGTTGATGATTCGATTACGTATGTCATGATGGAAATACGGACGGAGACCGATTATGCAACGCATCATATTCAAAAAATAGTTGGTTTTTTTGCTGCAATGCGTCAATTTCAAAATTGGCTACAGCTTAAAAAACATCGTGTCATTTATCTAAAATTAACGGATACTACTAATTTACAATCTTTTGAAAAAAATATAGAAATAATCATCAATTCTGAAAACTTTGAACGTTTTGAATATCAATTACCAGATGAGTATCGGGTTGATATGATATTGAAAAATTTCTCCGCGCGTTTACTTATTTCTAACACTGTTGTTGATACAGAACATTTTTTTAGCACTCGAAATGAGTTAGCTGATTTTTTTGAAGGGAAGAAATCATTTTTGATGGAAAGTTTTTATCGTGCAATGCGAAAAAAACACCACATATTAATGGAAGGGGATAGCCCAATAACAGGGCAATGGAATTATGATGATGACAACAGAAAAAAACTTCCCAAAAATCATAAACCTACACCACCTTTGGTTTTTAATTCAGATGTAACGGATATAGCTAACGAAATTGCTCAAACCAATATAAAAACAATTGGTACAATTGATGCAGAAAATTTTATTTGGCCCATAAATAGAGAACAATCGTTGGAACTGGTCTCGTTTTTTGTAGCAGAATGTTTGCCATTATTTGGTTCCTATCAAGACGCTATGGCTCCACAGGAATGGTCAATCTATCATTCAAGAGTGTCCTTTTCTTTAAACACAAAAATGATTTCTCCTTTGGAAGTTATTAGTATGGCAATAGAAGCTTGGCAAAAAAAACCGGATGTAATTCAATACAACCAATTAGAAGGTTTTGTACGTCAAATTATAGGATGGAGAGAATACATGCGAGGTATTTATTGGCTAAAAATGCCAGAATACAGTAGCTTGAATTATTTTAATCATCAGGAAAAATTACCAGACTGGTTTTGGACTGGCAAAACTAAGATGCATTGTTTGAAGGATACAATCAATCAATCTTTAACATTTGCTTATGCGCACCATATTCAACGCTTAATGATTACAGGAAACTTTGCTCTATTGGCAGGAATTCATCCTGACGAAGTGGATGCTTGGTATTTAGGAATTTATATCGATGCACTAGATTGGGTAGAAGTGACGAATACTAGAGGAATGAGCCAGTTTGCAGACGGTGGAATCGTGGGTACGAAACCATATGTAAGTTCTGCTGCTTATATTGATAAAATGAGTCATTATTGTGGCAGTTGTTTTTATAATAAAGCAAAAAAAGTGGGTGATAAAGCCTGTCCATTTAATAGTTTATATTGGAATTTTTATGACAAACAGGAAGACAAATTAGCTAAAAATCCACGAATCGGAATGATGTATTCCGTTTGGCGCAAAATGAAACCAGAGGATAAAGAAGCGCTTTTACAACAAGCCGATTATTATTTAAAACATATTAATGAATTATGA
- a CDS encoding DASH family cryptochrome, with protein sequence MKTAIVWFKTDLRITDNETLVQAIFKNDQVIPVYCFDESHYRTTSNGFQKTGAFRAQFIIESLIDLDNSLRELGSSLLVVKGKPEIELPKIVKQYNAKSVYAKREVAYEEKQTEALVKTELWKLQCELLTFSTSTLFHAEDLPFSIKDIPDVFTNFRKKTEKEATVRKVFEKPTAIISPEIMDSKIPTLSQLGLNTIAIDDRAAILFKGGEREAINRLNHYFFDSHAIATYKETRNGMVGADYSSKLSAWLALGCISPKYIYQELKKYETLHTANESTYWLVFELLWRDYFRFMMKKYQTKFFQKKGIQQKDIGMNANKTQLENWINGTTGIDFVDANMIELKLTGFMSNRGRQNVASYLCNDLNLDWRLGASYFEQQLIDYDVCSNWGNWAYLAGVGNDPRGNRYFNIEKQANDYDKNKAFRNLWLTY encoded by the coding sequence ATGAAAACAGCTATTGTTTGGTTCAAAACCGATTTGCGTATAACGGATAATGAAACTTTGGTTCAAGCCATTTTTAAAAATGATCAAGTAATTCCGGTTTATTGTTTTGACGAATCTCATTATAGAACCACAAGTAATGGATTCCAAAAGACGGGAGCATTTAGAGCCCAATTTATAATAGAATCATTAATTGATTTAGACAATAGTTTAAGAGAATTAGGTTCAAGCTTACTTGTTGTAAAAGGCAAACCCGAAATAGAACTACCTAAAATTGTAAAACAATACAATGCTAAAAGCGTATATGCAAAAAGAGAAGTTGCTTATGAAGAAAAGCAAACAGAAGCCTTGGTGAAAACCGAACTTTGGAAGCTTCAATGTGAATTGTTAACCTTCAGTACAAGCACGTTGTTTCATGCCGAAGATTTGCCTTTTTCTATAAAAGATATTCCTGATGTTTTTACCAATTTTAGAAAAAAGACCGAAAAAGAGGCAACGGTTAGAAAAGTATTTGAGAAACCAACTGCTATTATTTCGCCTGAAATTATGGATTCAAAAATTCCAACTTTATCCCAATTAGGTTTGAATACCATAGCGATTGACGATAGAGCAGCAATTTTGTTTAAAGGTGGAGAACGAGAAGCTATAAATCGACTGAATCATTATTTTTTTGATTCTCATGCAATTGCTACTTATAAAGAAACAAGGAACGGAATGGTAGGGGCTGATTATTCTTCAAAACTATCTGCTTGGTTAGCCTTGGGATGCATTTCACCCAAGTATATTTATCAAGAGCTCAAAAAATACGAAACGCTTCACACCGCAAATGAATCAACATATTGGTTAGTGTTCGAATTATTGTGGCGGGATTATTTTCGATTTATGATGAAAAAATACCAAACAAAATTTTTTCAAAAAAAAGGAATTCAACAGAAAGATATCGGTATGAATGCCAATAAAACACAACTTGAAAATTGGATAAATGGTACTACCGGAATTGATTTTGTTGATGCCAATATGATAGAACTTAAATTAACTGGATTTATGAGTAATCGAGGTCGTCAAAACGTTGCGAGCTATTTGTGCAACGATTTAAATCTGGATTGGCGTTTAGGAGCAAGTTATTTTGAACAGCAGTTAATTGACTATGATGTGTGTAGTAATTGGGGCAATTGGGCTTATTTGGCTGGAGTTGGAAATGATCCTAGGGGAAATCGCTATTTCAATATTGAAAAACAGGCAAATGATTATGACAAAAATAAAGCATTCCGAAATTTATGGCTGACCTATTAG
- a CDS encoding DUF2452 domain-containing protein, whose protein sequence is MEKQKPDNVVYSEEDGYNSNLLPYATNIGAPVIKADDVTAWKVRGIHNINKEFENKFNELKSEYQKLMEEYKWNEIVYNAKFSFEPVIGEIYHMYLGDDGIEFLSLIAPHEWNKECIASFKLNSDKKWILLNKKSMNPY, encoded by the coding sequence ATGGAAAAGCAAAAACCAGACAATGTGGTTTATTCAGAAGAAGATGGCTACAACTCAAATTTATTGCCTTATGCGACTAATATAGGTGCGCCTGTAATAAAAGCGGATGATGTAACAGCATGGAAAGTAAGAGGAATTCATAACATCAATAAAGAATTCGAAAATAAGTTCAATGAACTTAAATCTGAATACCAAAAATTAATGGAAGAATACAAATGGAACGAGATTGTTTACAATGCTAAATTTTCATTTGAACCTGTAATTGGAGAAATATATCACATGTATCTAGGTGATGATGGAATTGAGTTTTTATCCTTAATTGCACCACATGAATGGAATAAAGAATGTATTGCCTCCTTTAAACTAAACAGTGATAAAAAATGGATTTTATTAAATAAAAAAAGCATGAATCCCTACTAA
- a CDS encoding acyltransferase, whose amino-acid sequence MEKTRNYGLDILRVLACYFVIQIHTGEFYYIGADGTVLPGDSPFWVGILNSLLRTSVPLFVMTSGFFLLPIKEDLNVFFKKRFTRVVIPFVVWCALYAIYWALLGKTTWTQAFQNIVHIPVNFGTEIGHLWYVYMLIGLYLFVPLISPWVATASRKSMELYLALFAFAMCVPFIHQVFPEILGECWWNRTPMLYYFSGLLGYMILAAYIRKYMLENKTWHFLLGIALILVGYAITAGVFIYRLDSKYIWDLELSWGFDTINVAMMTFGVFLLLKNVSFNNPSSAMVKILVDISQKSYGIYLLHIMVLNFFHDQLDTKIDFVVIKIPVIAICSFITSYVIIKLLSYLPKSKYIVG is encoded by the coding sequence ATGGAAAAAACAAGGAATTACGGATTGGATATTTTGAGAGTATTAGCCTGCTATTTTGTTATTCAAATACACACTGGAGAATTTTATTATATAGGTGCGGATGGTACGGTGTTGCCTGGTGATTCTCCTTTTTGGGTAGGAATTCTGAACTCTTTATTGCGAACTTCTGTTCCTTTGTTTGTTATGACTTCTGGTTTTTTTCTTTTGCCAATAAAAGAAGATTTAAATGTGTTTTTTAAGAAACGATTCACACGAGTTGTCATTCCATTTGTCGTTTGGTGTGCTTTATATGCTATTTATTGGGCTCTATTGGGAAAAACTACTTGGACACAGGCGTTCCAGAACATAGTGCATATTCCTGTTAACTTTGGAACTGAGATAGGGCATCTTTGGTATGTTTATATGCTTATCGGACTTTATTTGTTTGTTCCATTAATTTCACCTTGGGTTGCAACTGCTTCGCGCAAAAGTATGGAATTGTATCTGGCACTATTTGCATTTGCCATGTGTGTTCCTTTTATACATCAAGTTTTTCCTGAAATTTTAGGTGAATGTTGGTGGAATAGAACTCCTATGCTTTACTATTTTTCTGGCTTATTGGGCTATATGATTTTAGCGGCTTACATACGAAAGTATATGTTGGAAAATAAAACTTGGCATTTTCTTCTTGGAATAGCATTAATCCTTGTTGGCTATGCTATTACTGCAGGAGTATTTATTTATAGATTGGATTCAAAATATATTTGGGATTTAGAATTGAGTTGGGGGTTTGATACTATCAATGTTGCTATGATGACTTTTGGTGTGTTTTTATTATTGAAAAATGTATCTTTCAATAATCCTTCTTCTGCTATGGTTAAGATTTTGGTAGATATTTCTCAAAAAAGCTATGGAATTTATTTATTGCATATCATGGTGTTAAATTTTTTCCACGACCAACTTGACACTAAGATTGATTTTGTCGTAATCAAGATTCCTGTAATTGCAATTTGCTCATTCATTACATCTTATGTAATTATAAAATTATTGTCTTATTTGCCAAAGAGTAAATATATAGTGGGATAA
- a CDS encoding response regulator: MKKKKIWIVDDDAIYQIIIDKLIKKSEMFSDKASFKNGQEAINALNNVLNDEELLPDIILLDVNMPVMDGWEFMEEMKGVNSKINKKIAIYIVSSSIAPEDKTKSKTFEIFDYISKPISVDDIKSIAEK, translated from the coding sequence ATGAAAAAAAAGAAAATATGGATTGTAGATGATGATGCCATTTACCAAATAATAATCGATAAATTAATCAAAAAATCTGAAATGTTTTCAGATAAAGCTTCTTTCAAAAATGGACAAGAAGCAATAAATGCATTGAATAACGTACTAAATGACGAGGAATTACTTCCTGATATTATTCTATTGGATGTAAATATGCCAGTTATGGACGGATGGGAATTTATGGAAGAAATGAAAGGTGTAAATTCTAAAATCAATAAAAAAATTGCTATTTATATTGTAAGTTCTTCTATCGCACCAGAAGACAAAACAAAATCAAAAACCTTTGAAATATTTGATTATATATCAAAACCGATTAGTGTGGACGATATAAAGTCAATTGCTGAAAAATAA
- a CDS encoding PAS domain S-box protein, producing MKKKWAKFVDWFIIKPKIAGFVVFVLLFIATVYVSEIRQNILRENEENKMNVILKDIHQNIEKSLRETYLSSFELALTINDKGIPEDFETTSKEILDNYPLINTVQLAPNGIIKYIYPLKGNEKALNLNLLKSASLKGQDFKTNKNSKIHFDGPFNLKQGGVGIIIRLPVYKKREFWGFTSLIVKFESLLKVAKIDAIDTDKYLFQFSRKNPVTNSDIFFKPYKINLSKDHYVTYSMPNSEWKLYLISKEPYGIYPLTFLSLFVGTISSILFAILTTKLLKKPEELQLLVNNQLDTLLKNEMQFQAIFEQATVGFIIVDAINGNHINVNDKYCEMIGYSKEELLNKNITFSTHPDDKEGILKQLKNLNSGKIKEHTAEKRFITKSGKTIWVNISISPLWKKNQKPTSNIIFIKDITLKKEALALIEKSETRFKTLFENSTLPLWEEDFSGIKKYLEELNLMNQDPEMVYSYLNENPEEVFKCISSLKIIDVNCECLKLHKAKSKKSLIKNLPNLIDISAFDDVKKQLVAISQGDKTFNIDSRIKTMDGEYRDINLRWNVIQGYEESLERIILSTEDITERKATEKIILDSQEKIEAIINTIDGIVWEYSLDSNQVTFVSEKVESILGYSAEEWKTIPYFWEDHLHPEDKNWVLATSHAADIKQENRILEYRMISISGKIIWIRDIINFVFGNNKGVGLRGIMIDITNMKIAEEDLNNSFKLVTEQNKRLLNFSYIISHNLRSHTSNIESIVSLLEFADTEEEQDEMMQLLKTVTTSLSETMDHLNEVININTNITLVTKPLNLNKYIDNAKNVVSEQILLSETTIIKNIPDDLTINYNPAYLESILYNLISNAIRYRHPERKPMITINWSNENNTEVLEVSDNGIGIDLKKNKDKIFGLYKTFNNNPDSRGIGLFITRNQVEAMGGEINVESQLNEGTTFKIYLK from the coding sequence ATGAAAAAAAAATGGGCAAAATTTGTCGATTGGTTTATCATTAAACCCAAAATAGCCGGTTTTGTAGTATTTGTATTGCTTTTTATAGCAACTGTCTATGTTAGTGAGATACGACAAAATATCTTGCGCGAGAATGAAGAAAACAAGATGAACGTAATTTTAAAAGACATTCATCAGAATATCGAAAAATCACTTCGCGAAACGTACTTGTCATCCTTTGAACTTGCACTTACAATTAACGACAAAGGCATTCCTGAAGATTTTGAAACTACAAGTAAAGAGATTTTAGACAACTATCCACTCATCAATACCGTTCAATTAGCTCCTAATGGAATTATTAAATATATTTATCCTTTAAAAGGGAATGAAAAAGCATTGAATTTAAACCTTTTAAAATCAGCTTCTTTGAAAGGGCAAGATTTTAAGACTAACAAAAACAGTAAAATTCATTTCGACGGACCATTTAACCTAAAACAAGGAGGTGTTGGAATTATTATACGATTACCTGTATACAAAAAAAGAGAATTTTGGGGTTTTACTTCTTTAATTGTTAAATTCGAGTCCTTATTAAAAGTAGCTAAAATCGATGCTATTGATACTGACAAATACCTTTTTCAGTTTTCAAGAAAAAATCCCGTTACTAACAGTGACATTTTTTTTAAACCTTATAAAATAAACCTGTCAAAAGATCATTATGTTACTTACTCCATGCCTAATAGCGAATGGAAACTTTATTTGATCTCAAAAGAACCGTATGGAATTTACCCACTAACTTTTTTAAGCTTATTTGTTGGCACAATTTCATCTATTTTATTTGCTATCTTAACCACTAAGCTGTTAAAAAAACCAGAAGAGCTTCAGCTTTTGGTTAACAATCAATTAGACACTTTATTAAAAAACGAAATGCAGTTTCAGGCTATTTTTGAACAAGCCACTGTAGGATTTATTATTGTTGATGCTATTAACGGAAACCACATTAATGTCAATGACAAATATTGTGAAATGATTGGTTATAGCAAAGAAGAATTACTAAACAAAAATATTACGTTTTCAACTCATCCTGATGACAAAGAAGGAATTCTAAAACAACTAAAAAATCTTAATTCTGGAAAAATTAAGGAGCACACAGCTGAAAAAAGATTTATTACAAAATCTGGCAAAACGATTTGGGTTAACATAAGCATTTCTCCTCTTTGGAAAAAAAATCAGAAACCTACATCAAATATAATTTTTATAAAAGACATCACTTTAAAGAAAGAAGCACTAGCTTTAATTGAAAAAAGTGAAACGCGATTCAAAACACTTTTTGAAAATTCAACATTACCATTATGGGAAGAAGACTTTTCTGGAATTAAAAAGTATCTTGAGGAATTAAATTTGATGAATCAAGATCCTGAAATGGTTTATTCATACCTGAATGAAAATCCTGAAGAAGTATTTAAATGTATTTCATCTCTTAAAATCATTGATGTTAATTGTGAATGTCTAAAACTTCACAAAGCAAAAAGTAAAAAATCGTTAATAAAAAACCTACCTAATTTAATTGATATTTCAGCTTTCGACGATGTAAAAAAACAATTAGTTGCCATTTCTCAAGGTGATAAAACCTTTAATATTGATTCTAGAATTAAAACGATGGATGGTGAATACCGTGACATCAATTTAAGATGGAATGTAATTCAAGGCTATGAAGAATCTTTAGAAAGAATCATACTTTCAACCGAAGATATTACAGAGCGAAAAGCTACCGAAAAAATTATTCTCGACTCACAAGAAAAAATAGAAGCTATAATTAATACCATCGATGGAATCGTTTGGGAATATAGCTTGGATAGCAATCAAGTTACTTTTGTTAGTGAAAAAGTAGAATCTATTTTAGGATATAGCGCCGAAGAATGGAAAACAATCCCCTATTTTTGGGAAGATCATTTACATCCTGAAGATAAAAATTGGGTTTTAGCCACTAGTCATGCTGCGGATATCAAACAAGAAAATCGAATTCTTGAATACAGAATGATTTCTATAAGCGGAAAAATAATTTGGATAAGAGATATTATTAACTTTGTTTTTGGAAACAACAAAGGAGTTGGTTTACGCGGTATAATGATTGATATTACTAATATGAAAATAGCAGAGGAAGACTTAAATAATTCCTTCAAATTAGTAACGGAACAAAACAAAAGATTGTTAAATTTTTCGTATATTATTTCACATAATTTAAGATCTCACACCAGTAACATTGAGTCTATCGTATCTTTGTTAGAGTTCGCCGATACAGAAGAGGAACAAGACGAAATGATGCAACTATTAAAAACAGTTACTACATCACTTAGCGAAACAATGGACCATCTAAATGAAGTAATTAATATAAATACAAATATAACTCTGGTTACAAAACCATTAAACCTAAACAAATATATAGACAACGCTAAAAATGTTGTCTCCGAACAAATATTACTAAGCGAAACAACGATTATAAAAAACATTCCAGATGATTTAACTATAAATTATAATCCAGCATATCTAGAGAGTATTCTTTATAATTTAATTTCAAATGCCATTCGATACAGACATCCTGAAAGAAAACCAATGATAACAATAAATTGGTCTAATGAAAATAACACAGAGGTTCTAGAGGTTTCTGACAATGGAATCGGAATTGACTTGAAAAAAAATAAAGATAAAATTTTTGGACTTTACAAAACATTCAACAACAATCCAGATTCAAGAGGAATAGGCCTTTTTATAACCAGAAATCAAGTTGAGGCGATGGGCGGTGAAATTAATGTGGAAAGCCAACTTAATGAAGGCACAACATTTAAAATTTATTTAAAATGA
- a CDS encoding glycoside hydrolase family 97 protein, which translates to MKKIVSIALLWLSLTSFAGNKPSYFFVNSDKTIKVEFNLNAKKSPSYSVFFKGKSVINASNLGILREDGDFYTNLKIVGVSKAKSIKSAYSMVQGKRKNIEYKANQYTVNLKNNQGKLMNIIFQLSADGVALRYYFPETSKEIKKITEEKTMYNFDISTKAWLQPMSKAKTGWKETNPSYEEHYAMGVPVNTKPDIGEGWVYPALFQANKTWVLISEVGLPVNYCGSRLVYNDASKAMQVTFPQKEEIFPNGALKPESVLPWYTPWRIITVGSLKTITESTLGTDLAEPSTLTDTSFIKSGIASWSWVLLKDESVNYETTHRFIDYAAAMNWPYCLIDADWDTRIGYDKMKELAAYAKTKNVKLLVWYNSSGSWNSTEYHPKSKLITHADRVREFSMLNEIGISGVKVDFFGGDGQSMIAYYHDMLKDAGAFKLLINLHGATLPRGWQRTYPNLLTTEAVKGYEYITFFQDIADLAPTHCAILPFARNVFDPMDFTPMVLDSIPNITRKTTPAFELALPVLFLSGIQHMAEIPEGMAKMPAYVVDYLKDIPTNWDDSKFIEGYPGKYVVMARKKDNIWHIVGINGENTAKTIEIDLSFVTNTVGFSITENDKGFQQLPVSKTNKLTVTLKPHGGFVVKI; encoded by the coding sequence ATGAAAAAAATAGTTTCAATAGCTTTGTTATGGCTTTCATTAACTTCATTTGCAGGCAATAAGCCAAGTTATTTTTTTGTTAATTCAGACAAAACTATAAAAGTTGAATTCAATTTAAACGCTAAAAAAAGCCCTTCATATTCGGTTTTTTTTAAAGGAAAATCAGTGATTAATGCATCGAATTTAGGGATTCTAAGAGAAGATGGAGATTTCTATACTAACTTAAAAATAGTAGGAGTTTCTAAGGCCAAATCAATAAAAAGCGCCTATTCAATGGTACAAGGAAAACGAAAAAACATTGAATATAAAGCCAATCAATATACTGTTAATCTAAAAAATAATCAGGGGAAATTAATGAATATCATTTTCCAATTGTCAGCTGATGGGGTGGCTTTAAGATATTATTTTCCAGAAACTTCGAAAGAAATCAAAAAAATAACGGAAGAAAAGACCATGTATAATTTTGATATTTCCACAAAGGCGTGGTTGCAACCCATGTCCAAAGCTAAAACAGGATGGAAAGAAACAAATCCTTCTTACGAGGAACATTACGCAATGGGCGTTCCCGTAAACACAAAACCGGATATAGGGGAAGGTTGGGTTTATCCAGCTTTATTTCAAGCCAATAAAACTTGGGTTCTCATTTCAGAAGTTGGTTTACCAGTGAATTATTGCGGAAGTAGATTAGTTTATAATGATGCCTCAAAAGCAATGCAGGTTACTTTTCCTCAAAAAGAAGAAATTTTTCCTAACGGTGCTTTGAAACCAGAATCCGTTTTGCCTTGGTATACACCTTGGCGAATTATTACCGTTGGATCTCTTAAAACAATCACCGAAAGCACATTAGGTACGGATTTAGCTGAACCATCAACGCTTACAGACACTTCTTTTATAAAAAGCGGAATTGCTTCTTGGAGTTGGGTCTTGCTGAAAGACGAATCTGTAAACTACGAAACTACACATCGATTTATTGATTATGCGGCGGCAATGAATTGGCCTTATTGCTTAATTGATGCCGATTGGGATACTAGAATTGGCTATGATAAAATGAAAGAATTAGCGGCTTACGCCAAAACTAAAAACGTAAAATTGTTAGTTTGGTACAATTCATCAGGATCTTGGAACAGCACGGAATACCATCCTAAAAGCAAATTAATCACCCACGCAGATCGCGTTCGAGAATTTTCAATGTTGAATGAAATTGGGATTTCGGGAGTCAAAGTAGATTTTTTTGGTGGCGACGGACAATCCATGATTGCCTATTATCATGATATGCTAAAAGATGCAGGCGCTTTCAAATTATTGATTAATTTACACGGTGCTACTTTGCCCAGAGGTTGGCAACGCACGTATCCAAATTTATTGACTACCGAAGCCGTAAAAGGATATGAATACATCACTTTCTTTCAGGATATTGCTGATTTAGCACCTACACATTGTGCCATACTACCTTTTGCACGTAATGTTTTTGACCCAATGGATTTTACACCTATGGTGCTGGATTCTATTCCAAATATCACTCGAAAAACAACACCCGCTTTTGAATTAGCTTTGCCCGTTTTATTCTTATCTGGAATTCAACACATGGCCGAAATCCCAGAAGGAATGGCCAAAATGCCAGCTTATGTAGTTGATTATTTAAAAGATATTCCAACTAATTGGGACGATTCAAAATTCATTGAAGGATATCCAGGAAAGTATGTTGTTATGGCTAGAAAAAAAGATAATATCTGGCATATCGTTGGAATCAATGGCGAAAATACCGCTAAAACTATCGAGATTGATTTGTCCTTTGTAACAAATACAGTTGGTTTCAGCATCACGGAGAACGATAAAGGATTCCAACAACTTCCCGTGTCAAAAACCAATAAACTTACAGTAACCCTAAAACCACATGGAGGATTTGTGGTAAAAATTTAG
- a CDS encoding S9 family peptidase: protein MKINFIQNLYLWLLLIILPVTVFSQSTEFTIQDVNFESQGITLAGSILKPKNPFAAVVIVHGSDPVKREMEFAKRLAKEGIAVLTYDKRGVGESGGVYVGPSVGTNNIDATNLHLLSSDANAAVNTFRTYLKDKKTPIGLVGFSQAGWIIPITASKNPQIEFMVLFSCPTITTLEQLRFQFYTNGNNNFWENHTDADAREHTKNDLDKYQFVATDPKIYLNTLSIPGLWLFGEKDIQIPVKLCIEQLNTFKVQGKPFEYTLFSTLGHNTSSSDITVPFDISIQWIKQKALNIKKSKKSK, encoded by the coding sequence ATGAAAATCAACTTTATTCAGAACTTATATCTTTGGTTATTATTAATAATCTTACCAGTAACTGTATTTTCTCAATCGACTGAATTTACCATTCAAGATGTAAATTTTGAAAGTCAAGGCATTACTCTTGCAGGCTCAATTTTAAAGCCCAAAAATCCATTTGCAGCAGTTGTAATTGTTCACGGTTCTGACCCAGTAAAAAGAGAAATGGAGTTTGCAAAACGTCTTGCAAAAGAAGGTATTGCAGTATTGACATATGATAAACGTGGAGTTGGAGAATCTGGTGGTGTATATGTTGGACCATCTGTCGGTACAAATAATATTGATGCTACTAATCTTCATTTATTATCTAGCGACGCAAATGCAGCGGTAAATACTTTTCGAACTTATTTAAAAGATAAAAAAACACCTATTGGATTAGTTGGCTTCAGTCAAGCAGGATGGATAATTCCAATTACTGCAAGCAAAAATCCACAAATAGAATTTATGGTTTTATTTAGTTGCCCTACAATTACAACTCTAGAACAACTCCGATTTCAGTTTTATACTAATGGGAACAATAATTTTTGGGAAAATCATACAGATGCAGATGCTCGTGAACATACTAAAAATGACCTAGACAAGTATCAATTCGTGGCGACTGACCCAAAAATTTATCTGAATACTCTTTCAATTCCTGGACTTTGGCTTTTTGGAGAAAAAGATATACAAATTCCCGTAAAATTGTGCATAGAGCAATTAAACACATTTAAAGTTCAAGGCAAACCTTTTGAATATACTTTATTTTCAACATTAGGACACAATACTTCTTCTAGCGATATTACAGTACCTTTTGATATTTCAATTCAATGGATAAAACAGAAAGCTTTAAACATTAAGAAGTCTAAAAAGTCAAAATAA